One window of Alkaliphilus metalliredigens QYMF genomic DNA carries:
- a CDS encoding Na+/H+ antiporter family protein, with translation MFTNPVVLSVIIMTVLCLLKLNVILSLIIAALAGGLLASIPVSEVMKILVGGMGGNAETALSYVLLGALAAAIHTTGVAEILAKNIAKWIKGKAMILALIIAIVSSFSQNLIPVHIAFVPILIPPLLSLMDRLRVDRRGIACALTFGLKAPYVALPFGYGLIFHNIIRDQMNANGMEITTGMVWRVMWLPGVAMIVGLLVAVLFSYRKPREYEIDRELVAIETAAAQEGSIEKLTTKHYAALVGAVAALVIQIQVDSLPLGAMVGIAIMLTFKAIQWKEIDKLVNSGIGMMGFIAFVMLVASGYGAVIRETGGVETLVDSVSGLLGGNQLIGATVMILIGLIITMGIGTSFGTIPIIAAIYVPLAASIGFSPMATILLIGTAAALGDAGSPASDSTLGPTAGLNADGKHDHIWDTCVPTFLHYNIPLIIFGIVGAVIF, from the coding sequence GCATTGGCAGGTGGGTTACTAGCGAGTATTCCTGTTAGTGAAGTGATGAAAATTTTAGTGGGAGGCATGGGTGGTAATGCAGAAACTGCATTAAGCTATGTGTTATTGGGAGCATTGGCTGCTGCAATCCACACAACTGGAGTAGCGGAAATATTAGCAAAAAATATTGCCAAGTGGATTAAAGGTAAAGCAATGATTTTAGCTTTGATTATTGCAATCGTAAGTTCGTTTTCACAAAATTTAATTCCGGTACATATTGCCTTTGTACCTATTTTAATTCCACCCTTACTTTCTCTGATGGACAGACTAAGGGTAGATCGAAGAGGAATTGCCTGCGCCCTTACCTTTGGCCTAAAGGCACCCTATGTGGCACTACCTTTTGGGTATGGACTGATTTTTCATAATATTATTAGAGATCAAATGAACGCTAATGGGATGGAGATTACAACAGGCATGGTTTGGCGAGTGATGTGGCTTCCCGGTGTTGCCATGATCGTAGGGCTATTGGTAGCTGTATTATTTTCTTATCGAAAGCCTAGAGAATATGAAATCGATCGTGAGCTAGTGGCCATTGAAACCGCAGCTGCACAGGAAGGATCAATAGAAAAACTAACGACAAAGCATTATGCCGCCCTAGTCGGTGCGGTAGCAGCATTGGTGATTCAGATTCAGGTTGACTCATTACCCCTAGGGGCAATGGTTGGAATTGCAATTATGTTAACTTTTAAGGCCATCCAGTGGAAGGAAATTGATAAATTGGTTAATAGTGGTATTGGAATGATGGGCTTTATTGCCTTTGTAATGTTGGTGGCATCGGGGTATGGCGCTGTCATCAGAGAAACTGGGGGAGTGGAAACCTTAGTAGATAGTGTTTCTGGTCTTTTAGGTGGGAACCAGTTAATTGGAGCAACAGTGATGATTTTAATTGGATTGATTATTACAATGGGTATCGGGACCTCCTTTGGGACAATACCTATCATTGCAGCTATTTATGTACCACTGGCTGCCTCCATTGGATTTAGCCCCATGGCAACCATTTTATTAATTGGGACTGCAGCGGCCCTTGGAGATGCAGGTTCACCTGCTTCAGACAGTACATTAGGACCTACAGCGGGATTAAATGCAGACGGAAAGCATGATCACATATGGGATACCTGCGTACCGACTTTCCTACACTATAATATTCCATTGATTATATTTGGTATTGTAGGTGCCGTTATTTTCTAA
- a CDS encoding potassium channel family protein, whose translation MNIKKKSVLIIGMGRFGRYLATKFAELGNEVMVVDQLEERISDLLPIVTSAQIGDCTNIEVLRSFGVSNFDICFVCMGSNFQSSMEITYQLKELGAPYVIAKTNREMHEKFLLRNGADEVVYPEKESANKAAVRLSAGNVFDYVELTPEYCIFEIPPLNSWIGKTIAQVAVRVKYKINVLATKYNDRVFPLPGADHVFKKEEHLIVAGNRVDIMNLLKKF comes from the coding sequence ATGAATATAAAAAAGAAATCTGTATTAATAATAGGAATGGGGAGATTTGGGAGATATTTAGCCACTAAATTTGCAGAACTAGGCAATGAAGTGATGGTTGTAGATCAATTAGAAGAAAGAATAAGTGATTTATTACCCATCGTGACAAGTGCTCAAATTGGTGATTGTACAAATATTGAAGTGTTGCGTTCATTTGGCGTTTCGAACTTCGATATTTGCTTTGTTTGTATGGGATCTAACTTTCAATCTTCTATGGAAATAACTTATCAGTTAAAGGAGTTAGGAGCACCTTATGTAATTGCAAAGACCAATAGGGAAATGCATGAAAAATTTCTTTTACGCAATGGGGCAGATGAAGTGGTCTACCCCGAGAAGGAAAGTGCAAATAAGGCAGCGGTAAGATTGAGTGCTGGTAATGTGTTTGATTATGTTGAATTAACACCTGAGTACTGTATTTTTGAAATACCACCTTTAAATTCATGGATTGGTAAAACCATTGCTCAGGTAGCTGTTAGAGTTAAATATAAGATTAATGTACTTGCTACCAAGTATAATGATCGAGTATTTCCTTTACCAGGTGCAGACCATGTATTTAAAAAAGAAGAACATTTAATTGTTGCAGGTAATAGAGTAGACATAATGAACCTATTAAAGAAATTCTAG
- a CDS encoding TrkH family potassium uptake protein — translation MQSKIKPRFDLTYAKLSAIGFLIIILVGAILLSLPIASRSGDGTPFLNALFTATSATGVTGLVVYDTYSHFSIFGQSVILVLIQIGGLGFMIIATMFLLLLRKKIGIRERSFLQESVNTIHIGGVVRLVKHILVGTLIFEAIGAIILAIKFSREMGIKPGIFNGIFHSVSAFNNAGFDLMGRYEAYSSLTRYSGDAVINITIMTLVVVGGIGFIVWEDIYKNKYKFKKYQLHSKIVLFTTALLIFGSAIAFYVFERNNLLVDTGVKESVLSSLFQAITPRTAGFNTIDTAALSEGSKLLTMMLMIIGGSSGSTAGGIKTTTFIITILSVISLVRHSEDLNIFGRRLEDSVLKRAYSIITMYIIGACVGMLLISLIQPGLALSDITFEVLSATGTVGLSTGITRDLNVLSRLIITVLMFCGRIGSLAVLMAVVESKNSVLVKNPLEKIVIG, via the coding sequence ATGCAGTCAAAGATCAAGCCAAGATTTGATTTAACCTATGCAAAACTAAGTGCCATAGGTTTCTTAATAATCATACTAGTAGGTGCTATACTCTTGTCACTGCCGATAGCATCTAGGAGTGGGGACGGGACACCATTTCTGAATGCACTTTTCACAGCCACATCTGCAACTGGCGTTACTGGACTAGTTGTTTATGATACCTATAGCCATTTTTCTATATTCGGGCAGAGTGTTATATTGGTACTCATCCAAATTGGTGGTTTAGGATTTATGATTATAGCAACGATGTTTTTACTGTTACTACGAAAGAAAATTGGAATTAGAGAGAGAAGCTTTCTTCAAGAATCTGTCAACACCATTCATATAGGTGGGGTTGTACGTTTAGTAAAGCATATATTAGTTGGGACACTTATTTTTGAAGCCATTGGTGCCATCATACTTGCCATTAAGTTTAGCCGTGAAATGGGTATCAAGCCAGGAATATTTAACGGGATATTCCATTCAGTGTCTGCATTTAATAATGCGGGCTTTGACTTAATGGGAAGGTATGAGGCCTATTCATCATTAACAAGGTATAGTGGTGATGCAGTAATTAACATCACCATCATGACTTTAGTCGTAGTTGGTGGGATTGGATTTATCGTATGGGAAGATATTTATAAAAATAAGTATAAATTCAAAAAGTATCAGCTACACTCTAAAATTGTATTATTCACAACAGCTTTACTCATATTTGGTTCTGCTATTGCATTTTACGTATTTGAAAGGAATAACCTCTTAGTAGACACAGGTGTAAAAGAAAGTGTTTTATCCTCGTTGTTCCAAGCCATTACGCCACGTACAGCTGGGTTTAATACCATTGATACAGCAGCACTTTCAGAAGGCTCTAAACTGCTAACGATGATGTTAATGATCATTGGTGGTAGTTCAGGCTCAACAGCTGGAGGAATTAAAACCACAACTTTTATCATTACAATTCTTTCTGTAATTTCTCTGGTTAGACACTCAGAAGACTTGAATATATTTGGCCGCAGGTTAGAGGACAGTGTATTAAAGCGGGCATACAGTATTATTACCATGTATATAATAGGTGCCTGTGTAGGAATGTTACTCATCAGTCTGATTCAACCTGGATTAGCATTGAGTGATATTACATTTGAAGTGCTATCAGCAACAGGAACAGTGGGATTGTCTACGGGCATAACTAGAGACTTAAATGTATTATCAAGATTGATTATTACTGTACTGATGTTTTGTGGTAGAATTGGAAGTCTTGCAGTATTGATGGCAGTTGTTGAAAGCAAAAACAGTGTGCTTGTAAAAAATCCTTTAGAGAAAATCGTTATTGGCTAA